AGAATAATTAACCTTTTTTCCTCTGGCATTTGGCTTATCAACCTTTGTAAAAACAGATATAATTTCAAATTTTTTATTTAATTTCTCTAAACTTGGAACAGCAAATTCTGGTGTTCCCATAAATATAATCCTCATTTAGCTACCTACTAATCCTTTTTTATAGTTTCAACTGTTTCTATGAAAGATTTTATATCATCAAACTCCTTATAGACTGATGCAAATCTTACATAAGCTACCTGATCAACTTTTTTTAATTTTTCTAAAACCATTTCTCCTAACTCTTTACTAGTTATTTCACTTGACAAGGAATTTTGAATTTTTCTTTCAATTTCAGTTATTATTTCATCTAATTGCTCTCTACTTATATTTCGTTTAACTGTTGCAAAGGTTAAGCCTCTAAGTAATTTTTCTCTACTATACTTCACTCGCCTTTTATCTTTCTTAACAACATAAATCTGATTTTCTTCAAATCTTTCATATGTAGTAAACCTTTTCTGACAGCTTATACATTCTCGTCTTCTTTTTATAGAGCCATCTAATGCTGTTCTGCTATCTATTACTCTTGTATCTTCTGAATTACAGAAAGGACATTTCATATTGCCTCCTATTTATTTTCCTTTTCTTCTATGCATTCTATTACTTCCCTAGAACTAGTACAGTTATATAAACGTGTTCTGAATTCTTCTTCTCTTATTAGTCTTGATATTCTGGCTAAGACTTTTAAATATATTTGACTGTCTTTATTTGGAGAAGCAAAAACAAAAAATAAATTCACATTTTCATCA
This Fusobacterium russii ATCC 25533 DNA region includes the following protein-coding sequences:
- the nrdR gene encoding transcriptional regulator NrdR; this encodes MKCPFCNSEDTRVIDSRTALDGSIKRRRECISCQKRFTTYERFEENQIYVVKKDKRRVKYSREKLLRGLTFATVKRNISREQLDEIITEIERKIQNSLSSEITSKELGEMVLEKLKKVDQVAYVRFASVYKEFDDIKSFIETVETIKKD